A section of the Neofelis nebulosa isolate mNeoNeb1 chromosome 12, mNeoNeb1.pri, whole genome shotgun sequence genome encodes:
- the SLC31A2 gene encoding protein SLC31A2 isoform X1, producing the protein MHFIFSDEVVLLFDFWSVHSPAGMALSVLVVLFLAVLYESIKVGKAKLLHQAVVSVSVLSSQQLTEETDQDSSASDSAPVSRARLSDNSNRKYVPPSILTSTTSAPQQETGRLFCVMTDGRFPVSSAVSLMQPQRIQLSVLSG; encoded by the exons atGCATTTCATTTTCTCCGATGAGGTGGTGCTTCTGTTTGATTTTTGGAGTGTCCACAGTCCTGCAG gcatggccctttccgtgctgGTGGTCCTGTTCCTGGCCGTGTTGTACGAAAGCATCAAGGTTGGCAAAGCCAAGCTGCTCCACCAGGCTGTAGTGAGTGTGTCCGTCCTCTCCAGCCAGCAGCTCACTGAGGAGACAGACCAGGATTCTTCAGCCTCAGACTCGGCCCCGGTCAGCAGAGCCCGCCTCAG TGACAACAGCAACAGAAAGTATGTGCCACCTTCAATATTGACCAGCACAACCTCCGCGCCTCAGCAGGAAACTGGAAGGCTGTTCTGTGTCATGACGGATGGAAGGTTTCCAGTGTCCAGTGCGGTCTCGCTGATGCAGCCTCAACGTATCCAGTTATCCGTGCTGAGcggctaa
- the SLC31A2 gene encoding protein SLC31A2 isoform X2, whose translation MHFIFSDEVVLLFDFWSVHSPAGMALSVLVVLFLAVLYESIKVGKAKLLHQAVVSVSVLSSQQLTEETDQDSSASDSAPVSRARLRWFFCHFGQSLIHVVQVVIGYFMMLAVMSYNTWIFFGVILGSAVGYYLAYPLLSMV comes from the exons atGCATTTCATTTTCTCCGATGAGGTGGTGCTTCTGTTTGATTTTTGGAGTGTCCACAGTCCTGCAG gcatggccctttccgtgctgGTGGTCCTGTTCCTGGCCGTGTTGTACGAAAGCATCAAGGTTGGCAAAGCCAAGCTGCTCCACCAGGCTGTAGTGAGTGTGTCCGTCCTCTCCAGCCAGCAGCTCACTGAGGAGACAGACCAGGATTCTTCAGCCTCAGACTCGGCCCCGGTCAGCAGAGCCCGCCTCAG GTGGTTTTTCTGTCACTTTGGCCAGTCTCTAATCCATGTCGTTCAGGTGGTCATAGGCTACTTCATGATGCTGGCTGTCATGTCCTACAACACCTGGATTTTCTTCGGCGTGATCCTTGGCTCTGCTGTAGGATACTACCTAGCCTACCCACTTCTCAGCATGGTTTAG